In one Tripterygium wilfordii isolate XIE 37 chromosome 22, ASM1340144v1, whole genome shotgun sequence genomic region, the following are encoded:
- the LOC119992071 gene encoding hyaluronan mediated motility receptor isoform X3 has product MELLKLSKFKLQLQSLVTDVKYLRERERSSTEQVHMLIQKQKQTEEEYGRKLQELEEVLASSNELCRKLERKVNYLQNDNVMLENKHMELKGTIQNLLQSRESFVNVYEESTCEMRRAIETRDRQLAILYERINSHLSLFDSIEKEAFSIKEVVDNAQCLVTEKEEVVAGLRSRMDEISAFEKTFVEKICDLENKLKSNEDEIRRKDKIVAELELQLEAAKVSTTFHTPGEELQKAISAKDMVIQSLISDKEALHFQVGSLGATLKKIQDTVANMNGEDKSSVLVQHLDLNCPTAHADTSEDPDT; this is encoded by the exons ATGGAGTTGCTTAAGTTATCCAAATTCAAGCTTCAGCTTCAATCCCTAGTCACCGATGTTAAATATCTCAGA GAGAGAGAACGCTCGTCCACCGAACAAGTCCATATGCTAATCCAG AAACAGAAGCAAACCGAGGAGGAATACGGTAGGAAATTGCAGGAATTGGAAGAGGTGTTAGCTTCGTCAAACGAACTGTGTCGAAAGCTTGAAAGGAAG GTGAATTACCTACAAAATGATAATGTGATGCTTGAAAACAAGCACATGGAACTGAAGGGGACTATCCAGAATCTTTTACAATCGAGGGAGAGTTTTGTGAATGTTTACGAG GAGTCTACTTGTGAGATGAGACGTGCAATTGAAACCCGGGATCGACAGCTTGCCATTCTATATGAGAGGATAAACTCTCATTTATCATTATTTGACTCAATAGAAAAGGAGGCATTTTCTATCAAGGAAGTTGTTGATAATGCACAATGCCTTGTCACTGAGAAAGAAGAAGTAG TGGCTGGACTAAGGAGCAGAATGGACGAGATATCAGcatttgaaaaaacatttgTTG AAAAGATTTGTGACCTGGAAAATAAACTGAAAAGCAATGAAGACGAGATTCGAAGGAAGGATAAAATTGTTGCTGAGCTAGAATTACAGTTAGAGGCGGCAAAAGTCAGCACCACTTTCCATACTCCAGGAGAAGAG CTGCAGAAAGCTATATCAGCAAAGGATATGGTCATACAGAGTTTAATTTCTGACAAAGAG GCACTACATTTTCAAGTGGGAAGTTTGGGAGCTACCTTGAAGAAGATTCAAGACACTGTCGCAAATATGAATGGTGAG GATAAAAGCTCAGTGTTGGTGCAGCATTTAGACTTGAACTGCCCAACAGCGCATGCAGACACGTCAGAAGATCCag ACACCTAA
- the LOC119992071 gene encoding hyaluronan mediated motility receptor isoform X1, with the protein MELLKLSKFKLQLQSLVTDVKYLRERERSSTEQVHMLIQKQKQTEEEYGRKLQELEEVLASSNELCRKLERKVNYLQNDNVMLENKHMELKGTIQNLLQSRESFVNVYEESTCEMRRAIETRDRQLAILYERINSHLSLFDSIEKEAFSIKEVVDNAQCLVTEKEEVVAGLRSRMDEISAFEKTFVEKICDLENKLKSNEDEIRRKDKIVAELELQLEAAKVSTTFHTPGEELQKAISAKDMVIQSLISDKEALHFQVGSLGATLKKIQDTVANMNGEDKSSVLVQHLDLNCPTAHADTSEDPARTNSSAQPFPWSSFSDLTKKWILLGPCVKFAGVN; encoded by the exons ATGGAGTTGCTTAAGTTATCCAAATTCAAGCTTCAGCTTCAATCCCTAGTCACCGATGTTAAATATCTCAGA GAGAGAGAACGCTCGTCCACCGAACAAGTCCATATGCTAATCCAG AAACAGAAGCAAACCGAGGAGGAATACGGTAGGAAATTGCAGGAATTGGAAGAGGTGTTAGCTTCGTCAAACGAACTGTGTCGAAAGCTTGAAAGGAAG GTGAATTACCTACAAAATGATAATGTGATGCTTGAAAACAAGCACATGGAACTGAAGGGGACTATCCAGAATCTTTTACAATCGAGGGAGAGTTTTGTGAATGTTTACGAG GAGTCTACTTGTGAGATGAGACGTGCAATTGAAACCCGGGATCGACAGCTTGCCATTCTATATGAGAGGATAAACTCTCATTTATCATTATTTGACTCAATAGAAAAGGAGGCATTTTCTATCAAGGAAGTTGTTGATAATGCACAATGCCTTGTCACTGAGAAAGAAGAAGTAG TGGCTGGACTAAGGAGCAGAATGGACGAGATATCAGcatttgaaaaaacatttgTTG AAAAGATTTGTGACCTGGAAAATAAACTGAAAAGCAATGAAGACGAGATTCGAAGGAAGGATAAAATTGTTGCTGAGCTAGAATTACAGTTAGAGGCGGCAAAAGTCAGCACCACTTTCCATACTCCAGGAGAAGAG CTGCAGAAAGCTATATCAGCAAAGGATATGGTCATACAGAGTTTAATTTCTGACAAAGAG GCACTACATTTTCAAGTGGGAAGTTTGGGAGCTACCTTGAAGAAGATTCAAGACACTGTCGCAAATATGAATGGTGAG GATAAAAGCTCAGTGTTGGTGCAGCATTTAGACTTGAACTGCCCAACAGCGCATGCAGACACGTCAGAAGATCCag CGAGAACGAACTCATCGGCCCAACCTTTTCCCTGGTCGTCGTTTAGTGATCTAACCAAGAAGTGGATATTATTAGGGCCTTGTGTTAAGTTCGCTGGAGTGAACTGA
- the LOC119992071 gene encoding hyaluronan mediated motility receptor isoform X2 — protein MELLKLSKFKLQLQSLVTDVKYLRERERSSTEQVHMLIQKQKQTEEEYGRKLQELEEVLASSNELCRKLERKVNYLQNDNVMLENKHMELKGTIQNLLQSRESFVNVYEESTCEMRRAIETRDRQLAILYERINSHLSLFDSIEKEAFSIKEVVDNAQCLVTEKEEVVAGLRSRMDEISAFEKTFVEKICDLENKLKSNEDEIRRKDKIVAELELQLEAAKVSTTFHTPGEELQKAISAKDMVIQSLISDKEALHFQVGSLGATLKKIQDTVANMNGEDKSSVLVQHLDLNCPTAHADTSEDPGKPEQYAMQSFQD, from the exons ATGGAGTTGCTTAAGTTATCCAAATTCAAGCTTCAGCTTCAATCCCTAGTCACCGATGTTAAATATCTCAGA GAGAGAGAACGCTCGTCCACCGAACAAGTCCATATGCTAATCCAG AAACAGAAGCAAACCGAGGAGGAATACGGTAGGAAATTGCAGGAATTGGAAGAGGTGTTAGCTTCGTCAAACGAACTGTGTCGAAAGCTTGAAAGGAAG GTGAATTACCTACAAAATGATAATGTGATGCTTGAAAACAAGCACATGGAACTGAAGGGGACTATCCAGAATCTTTTACAATCGAGGGAGAGTTTTGTGAATGTTTACGAG GAGTCTACTTGTGAGATGAGACGTGCAATTGAAACCCGGGATCGACAGCTTGCCATTCTATATGAGAGGATAAACTCTCATTTATCATTATTTGACTCAATAGAAAAGGAGGCATTTTCTATCAAGGAAGTTGTTGATAATGCACAATGCCTTGTCACTGAGAAAGAAGAAGTAG TGGCTGGACTAAGGAGCAGAATGGACGAGATATCAGcatttgaaaaaacatttgTTG AAAAGATTTGTGACCTGGAAAATAAACTGAAAAGCAATGAAGACGAGATTCGAAGGAAGGATAAAATTGTTGCTGAGCTAGAATTACAGTTAGAGGCGGCAAAAGTCAGCACCACTTTCCATACTCCAGGAGAAGAG CTGCAGAAAGCTATATCAGCAAAGGATATGGTCATACAGAGTTTAATTTCTGACAAAGAG GCACTACATTTTCAAGTGGGAAGTTTGGGAGCTACCTTGAAGAAGATTCAAGACACTGTCGCAAATATGAATGGTGAG GATAAAAGCTCAGTGTTGGTGCAGCATTTAGACTTGAACTGCCCAACAGCGCATGCAGACACGTCAGAAGATCCag GCAAACCTGAACAGTACGCGATGCAATCATTTCAAGACTAG
- the LOC119992071 gene encoding hyaluronan mediated motility receptor isoform X4, giving the protein MELLKLSKFKLQLQSLVTDVKYLRERERSSTEQVHMLIQKQKQTEEEYGRKLQELEEVLASSNELCRKLERKVNYLQNDNVMLENKHMELKGTIQNLLQSRESFVNVYEESTCEMRRAIETRDRQLAILYERINSHLSLFDSIEKEAFSIKEVVDNAQCLVTEKEEVVAGLRSRMDEISAFEKTFVEKICDLENKLKSNEDEIRRKDKIVAELELQLEAAKVSTTFHTPGEELQKAISAKDMVIQSLISDKEALHFQVGSLGATLKKIQDTVANMNG; this is encoded by the exons ATGGAGTTGCTTAAGTTATCCAAATTCAAGCTTCAGCTTCAATCCCTAGTCACCGATGTTAAATATCTCAGA GAGAGAGAACGCTCGTCCACCGAACAAGTCCATATGCTAATCCAG AAACAGAAGCAAACCGAGGAGGAATACGGTAGGAAATTGCAGGAATTGGAAGAGGTGTTAGCTTCGTCAAACGAACTGTGTCGAAAGCTTGAAAGGAAG GTGAATTACCTACAAAATGATAATGTGATGCTTGAAAACAAGCACATGGAACTGAAGGGGACTATCCAGAATCTTTTACAATCGAGGGAGAGTTTTGTGAATGTTTACGAG GAGTCTACTTGTGAGATGAGACGTGCAATTGAAACCCGGGATCGACAGCTTGCCATTCTATATGAGAGGATAAACTCTCATTTATCATTATTTGACTCAATAGAAAAGGAGGCATTTTCTATCAAGGAAGTTGTTGATAATGCACAATGCCTTGTCACTGAGAAAGAAGAAGTAG TGGCTGGACTAAGGAGCAGAATGGACGAGATATCAGcatttgaaaaaacatttgTTG AAAAGATTTGTGACCTGGAAAATAAACTGAAAAGCAATGAAGACGAGATTCGAAGGAAGGATAAAATTGTTGCTGAGCTAGAATTACAGTTAGAGGCGGCAAAAGTCAGCACCACTTTCCATACTCCAGGAGAAGAG CTGCAGAAAGCTATATCAGCAAAGGATATGGTCATACAGAGTTTAATTTCTGACAAAGAG GCACTACATTTTCAAGTGGGAAGTTTGGGAGCTACCTTGAAGAAGATTCAAGACACTGTCGCAAATATGAATG GATAA